The Rubidibacter lacunae KORDI 51-2 DNA window GTCTGTTCGCGCCGCACTCCCCAGAGAGATCGACGCGATCGTTCCAGATTGGGCGCTAACCGGCATCCTCGTTGGTTCGGTTGTTGCCTTCGTCTGGACGGGGGTTACGCTCTTCACTGGCGGGTTCCCCTCCGAGGTTGCAACCGCACCCCCAAAAGCACCGCCTAAGCAAGAGAGACCTGCACCGCCCCCCAAGAAGCAACCGCCCGCACCGCCAGCACCTGCTTTGAAACTAACGCCGGAGCAGAGTTTGATTGCGGCAATTCAGGAGCGCGTGGCCGAAATTGCCAATCGCTATGCCGAAGGGTTGATTCAGTCGATCGAGGCTAACTTCCGCGACAGTCGCTTGACCGTCGCCGTCAGCGATCGCTGGTACGAACTGCCTCCCAAGCGCCAAGATCGCATCGCGCGCGAACTATTCGAGCGCTCGCGCGAGCTGGACTTCACTAAGCTCGATGTGGCCGACACGCGCGGCGAACCATTGGCCCGCAGCCCTGTTGTCGGGCGGGAGATGGTGGTACTGCAGCGTCGAGATGCTAACGCTCCACAAGGTAGTTAACGTGCGGCAAAGCGAGAACTGCGGCAAATGTCAGTTTGTCCGCGACTTGGCTATGACTTGAAAAAGCCTATTGTTCGGGTCGCCGAACTATTGCGTCACGAATCCTCACGAATCATTGACAGGGATTGGGGGATCGAGAAGTCTAGATGTTTTCGGATCTGCCGAACACGAATCCTTGATTAGAATCGGGGGGATCGAGAGAGCTGAGTCTTTGCAAATCTGCCCGATCGGCGATCGCGCGCGCCACGATCCAAACCGGCATCGCCCTACCCACATTTAACCCCTACCATGACCAACTCCCCCATACGCTTTCTGATGTGCGCTCCGCAGCACTACGACGTCGATTACGTCATCAATCCGTGGATGGCGGGCAACATCCACAAATCCTCACGCGATCGCGCTGCCGAGCAGTGGGATAGGCTCTTTCACATCATCGACGCGCGCGCGCAGGTGGATCTAGTTGCGCCGCAACCGGGCTGGCCGGATATGGTCTTCACCGCCAACGCCGGTTTGGTGCTGGGCGATCGCGTGGTGCTCAGCCGCTTCTATCATCCGGAGCGCCAGGGCGAAGAGCCGCACTTCCGGCAGTGGTTCAAAGACAACGGATTTGAAGTCTTCGAGTTGCCACAAAATTTACCCTTTGAAGGTGCGGGGGATGCGCTGCTCGATCGCGAAGGGCGCTGGTTGTGGTCGGGTTACGGTTTCCGTTCGGAGTTGGACTCCCACGCCTACATTGCCAAGTGGCTCGATATCGAAGTGCTGTCCCTCCGCTTGATCGACGAGCGCTTCTATCACCTCGATACGTGTTTCTGTCCGCTCAGCGGCGGCTACCTAATTTACTATCCGGCAGCCTTCGACGCCTACTCCAATCACCTGATCGAGATGCGCGTCCCTGCGGAAAAACGTATCGCTGTCGAGCAAGCAGACGCGGGAAATTTTGCCTGCAACGCCGTCAATATCGAGCAAACCATTATCCTCAATCGCGCGAGCGACAACCTTAAGATGCACTTGACCGCAGCGGGATTCGAAGTGGTCGAAACACCTCTCACGGAATTTCTTAAAGCCGGCGGAGCTTCAAAGTGCCTGACTTTGCGCGTAACCGAGCCGGTGCGAACCGAATTGCACGCCAACGAACCGCTCGCCAGCCGCACGGTCCACCTCGAAGGACATTTACTGGATGCCGGCATCATGAACCGCGCCCTTGACACGATCGTCGAGGAAGGCGGTTCGTTCCAGATCCTAAATTTCCAACTGGGCACCCAGCGCCAGAGCCTCTCGGCAGCGGACGTGCACGTGTCTGCCCCATCGCCAAGCATCCTGGAGACGATCGTGTCGCAACTGATCGAATTGGGTGCGGTGAACCTCCCGACCGAAGCACGCGACGCGCAACTCGCGCCCGTGATGCAAGCTGGCGTTGCCCCCAACGACTTTTACGTCACAACCATTTATCCAACGGAAGTCTGCATCGACGGAACCTGGGTGCCGGTTACGCACCAGCGCATGGATGGCGCGATCGCCCTGCTCCAAACTCCGCAAGGCTGGACCGCTCGCTGCAAGCTGCTACGCGACTTGGAAGTCGGCGAGTCAGTGGTGGTCGGTGTGGAAGGCATTCGCTCGCGACGCAAATCCAGCACGCGCGATCGCCAAATCAATAACGAGCACGAATTCGCCTTCATGGGCGCGGGGGTGTCCAGCGAACGACGCGTGGAAATTGTGGTCGAGCAAATTGCCTGGGAGATGCGCCGCATCCGCGATCGCGGCGGCAAGGTCGTGGTAACGGCGGGACCGGTGGTGATTCATACGGGCGGCAGCCATCACTTGGCACGCCTGATCCGCGAAGGCTACGTCAACGTGCTGCTCGGCGGTAACGCGATCGCCGTCCATGACATCGAACAGGCACTGATGGGAACGTCGTTGGGCGTGGACATGCAGCGAGGCACGCCAGCCCGCGGCGGTCACCGACACCATTTACAAGCGATCAATCTAATCCGGCGTTGTGGCGATATTGCCAATGCGGTCGAGCAAGGCGTTCTGACGCGCGGCGTGATGTACGAGTGCGTGCGCAACAACGTGCCGTTTTGCCTGGCCGGGTCGATTCGCGATGACGGTCCGCTGCCTGATACCCTTATGGACTTGGTAAAGGCACAGCAGGAATACGCACGCCTGTTGGAGGGCGCGGACATGATCTTGATGCTCTCGACAATGCTGCACTCGATTGGCGTCGGCAACATGACGCCGGCTGGCGTAAAGCTAGTGTGCGTGGACATCAACCCGGCTGTGGTGACGAAGTTGAGCGATCGCGGCTCGGTGGAATCAGTCGGCGTCGTAACGGACGTCGGCTTGTTCTTGAGCTTTATGGTCGACCAGCTTGAAAAGTTGTCGCTTTCAGTCAGCGTATAGGGCAACGATGCAGTCCAGTCTGTTTTGGCGAGCCGCCCGTTGGTGCTGGTGAAGTCTCGCCCTTGCCATTGATGGTGGGGGAGCATGTTATTGACCTCCTGCAATTATGCTGGAAGTAGGAATAGGCAATTGGAGTCTTGCAGAGATTAGCAGTCTTCGATTCGGAGTTGTATAGTGCGGAGTTCGAGCTACACCATCACCCAACGCAACGTCTACAATTGCATGAACGTTTCTGCAAGATCCTGATAAATATGAGTCGACATGAAAACCTCTGCTACCCGATAGTCATCACGACAAATTGTTGACTTTGAAACTCCCCAATCCCTGGCAATATGGAAGAAAGTTCGATACTCTCGCAAGTATTCGCGAGTATCGGGCACCTGGGCTTGAGGGACAAAGCATAGAGAAGCCCTACTTTTTTGAGATTCGCACTCTCTTGTTAGCGGCGTCAACCATGCAGTTGAGCCTCTGGCGTTTACTGCAAAGCGCTGCTTGAATTGAGAGAAAGGCTTTGGGCTTGGGCAATTTCTGGAGTCATTGGGAAGAGGTAATGTCAGGATAGCTCGTTGCCGTAGCACACTTTGAGTTTGCAGGAGGTCTAATCGTAATGTGGTGCGTTCGAGTCGGAATGCGGAGCCATCGAGTTCTTTAAAAACATCGCCAATTCCCATATCGAACAATATCTCGAGCGGAACCCGAGAATCAACGCAGCTTAGAACAGTTGTATGTGGCTTTTGGGCAAGCGAAACCTCCTTCTCGCGAGCTCGCGACCGATCCGGATACTGCGGCTGGTGCTGCACAAGCCGCTGGTTTACACCCAACAATACTTGCAAAGCTACATCTGGAGAAACATTATCAGGAACGAGCGCTGACAATATTGCACTGCCGCATTCGCACAGCCCGGGTTTCTAGGTACATTTCTGCTGTTGCAGCAACACCAAATGCGCAAACTGACCGCAGCTTTAGAATGTTGCGGCGATAAAACAGGCATTTTCGTCACTCAAGGCTGCTATTCAAAGGCTTTAAGACGATCGAAAGCTAAGGGAATCAAGAAGATTTAAGTCAAAATATTGAAAACATACTTCTCTATTCAGGAAAAAGCACTGGATTTTGTTTCTCAATTTTCTATATTCAAATTTTGACTTAGGTGGATGCTGTGCAATTAATAGAACGAATTTCAGTCGCGTCGGAAATATAACACGTTCCGCCAAACTTATCGAGCAGTGGACGTACGTTTTCAACAACACATTTAACCTGTTCGGGCACGCAGAAAGCTATGATATAGACATTGTCGAGCATCGTCATGTCTAGATCTTCAACATCACCCCGCAGTCCTTTACCAGAAACATTTCGAATCATTACATGGCCGTGGACGCCAGATTTTTCTAGTCCGTCCAAAATCTTACTGAGCTCAACAGAACTGGCAATAACTTCTATCTTTTTAACTAAATGCATGGAATCAGCTCCACATAAGGTTGATGCCGTACAGATACAGTGGAATTCCCACAATTATGTTGAATGGAAATGTAACTGCAAGAGCGGTAGAAACGTAGAGGCTCGGATTGGCCTCTGGCACGGTCATTCGCATTGCGGCAGGAACAGCAATGTAAGAAGCGCTGGCACACAATACGGAAAATAAAAGAGCATTTCCTGGCGACATGCCTATCAATCTTGCAATCAGCAGCCCCACAGCCGCATTGAGGATGGGTATCAGGATTGAGAACAAGACCAGAAACGCGCCCGTCTTTCGCAAGTCTTTGATTCTTTTCGCGGCGACCAGACCCATGTCTAACAAAAAGAAAGTTAAAACACCGTAGAACATCCCTTGGGTAAACGGCGATAATAGTTCCCAGCCATGCTCTCCAGTTAGCGTTCCAATCGCAAGGCTGCCCACCAACAAAAACACGGAGCTGTTGAGGAAGGCTTCTTGCAACACTTCTCCCCAGGAGAACTCTCGTTTCTCATCGGTTGTGAACAGATTGACCAGAATCAATCCCACAATGATCGCAGGAGACTCCATCAATGCAAGTGCTGCCACCATGTAGCCATCAAAGCCAATACCCAACTCCGTCAAAAATGCACTGGCAGTAATGAACGTTACGGCACTGATGGAACCATAGGTTGCGGCGATCGCTGCTGCATCATAAGTATCTAGCTTGAGCTTCAGAATAAAGTAGGTATAAAGAGGTACAACACAGGCCATAAACATGGCTGCCAGAAGGGTCAACACCACTTCCTGGGTTATCCCACTTTTGACCAACTCGACTCCACCTTTAAAACCAATTGCCAGCAATAGATAGAGTGACAGTAGCTTAGGAATTGGTGGTGGAATTTCTAGATCGGATTTGACAAAAATCGCGGCCATCCCCAAGAAAAAGAACAGGACTGGGGGATTCAGGATATTAGAAACGATCGAATTGGCATCCATGTTTATCTTTCTGCGCCCAAAAGACTTGAAAATTCATGAAAATTTATATTTTGACATACCTCAAAAATTGAGTTGAATATTCATCTACCATGTATGACTGCTTGCTGTCAATGAACTTGCAGTTTTATGAAACCATCAGGTAATTGTTCGGCTTGTATAGTATGCTCAAAGGCTAATGTGCCGCCTCAAATGCATAATTTCGGGCGCTCCAGGGAAGCAAAAATTCCTCTGTTACAACAGCACTGCCTGCAATAATTATGCCCGAAGAACACCAACACCCTCGATATCTTTAGCCCAACCTATTCAGGTACTTGAGGCGGAGAACGGTCCAAGCAAGAGTTTTCGCCTGCGTTTACTTTGGCGGCTGGCCGTATCAGAACATAATTTGTTTGACTTTCATGTTCTCTCCCTAGCACTCTAAAAGGCATCTCCCTGTCTTGTCTGCCCCCACAAAGGAAAGATTAAGCCACGAGTCGAGTTGGCATCAACGGCATCATCCCCAAGTTATTCACTACTACGCTTACAGCTGGTATCCGCACGAAGTCCTTACTGAGCCGAAGCTGTTTCTCTAACCAAGCAAAGCTTCTTTTCACCACCCATCGCCGCGGCTGCAACTCAATGCTCCCTTGCTGTCGGCGCACTACTTCGAGGAATTGAGGCCTTTGAAAAGCGGTTTTCCAGCAGGACGTTGCCATGGACCCGTATCCAAAGTGGCTGAATTTCTCGAACCTCTGCGTGACTCATCCGCAGCCCTCACCTCTTCGGTTGAGATAAGAGTGCTAGATTTGAGAGTTTGTAGAGAACGCGCGCGCCGACATTGCCATCCCACTCGTCATCGCCGGGCGAGACTTCGCAAAGATCGAAGCCGACGATACGCCGGCCGGATTTAACGATCGCCTGCAGCAAGAAGATCGCGGCATTAAAGCTCAGTCCGCCGGGAACTGGCGTGCCAGTGTGCGGGCAGAATTCCGGACTCAAACCGTCGATATCGAAGCTGACGTAGACGTCATTGGGCAGTGTGGAGACAATCGCCTCACATTGAACGGCCCAGGGTTTCCCAGAAAAGGCTGCGGCTTGCAGCTGCCAGTCGTCGAAAAGCGTCACGCGTTCGTCCTTGCGAGCGCGTTCGATTTCGCGGGGGGAAACGTCGCGGATGCCGACTTGGGTCAGGTGCGTCACGCTCGGCAGCCCTAGGGCGTGATAGGCGATCGCCGCATGGGAGTAAAGAAAACCGCCATAGCCCGCGCGCAGGTCGCAGTGGGCATCGATTTGCAGGATCCCGTAGTGACCCGAGACTTCGCCGAGCGCGCGCATCAATCCCAGCGGAACGCTGTGGTCGCCGCCGATGATGCCGACAAGCTTGCCGGTGTCGAGGAGCGAGCGCGAGCGCTCGTAAACCCAGACGTTCAGATCGGCACACGCGCGGTTAACTGCTGCCAGTGCCGGTTGGACTTCAGCATCTGCTGTCGTGCCGCCGCGTTCTAAGTATTCGTAGACGGATTTAGCAAGCGCGCGGACGTGGCGGTTGCGTTCGTAGATTTCAGCATCGATCGGGACGGTAGCCCGCGGGACTTCCCAAGCCTTGGGCAGATCGAAATCGTACCAGTCCAGTTGCGGCGAGGCCGTCAGGATAGCTTGCGGTCCCTCGGCAGCACCGGCATTGTAAGACGTGGTGACATCCCACGGAACCGGTAGGTAGACCAGGCGCGCGTCTGCGAGCGAGCCCTGTAATGCAAAGTAATGGCCGTTTGCAGGCGGGACGGCCTCGAGATCGAAAGGCGGGGAGGACATGGGTAGGTTAAGTGTGGGCAACGAACGCGATCGCCGTTCGTTTAAAATCCTGCCGAGCTACCAGACAAAACTCAAGCGATCGCTGCGCATCCAGACGCGTATCCCGAACACATAGCGGGCAGTGGAGCAACAGCCGTGACTTCTAACACCGAGAACCTTTCTGCCACAATCGCTAAACTCGCTAGCACTCACAGTAGCAAGCAATTGTTTGCCGAGCAGCTAGGCGATCTCGTCAAAGCAGTCGCGCACGCAGCAGTGGGTGAGGCACCAACTGCCGAGATGCAGCGCGAGACCGAGGCCGTCTTTTCCGTGCTGGACGAAGCCGCCCGCTCCGGGCGGGATGAGGTCTTCGGCGAGCTGTTGACAGCAGAGCGGCAAACGCGCCACGCGAACGAACCGACGCTGTTGATGGCGGCGATCGCGGGCGGTCGCTCTGACGTAGCAAGGGCGCTGATCGCGGCTGAGGCGGATATCAACATTCGGATCGAACGGATTTTTCCCTTCGATGCCCTACAGCTAGCTGCTGACCGCGCCGATTGCGATCTCGTTGGAGTGTTGCTGGCAGCGGGGGCCGACCCTAACTGGAACGACCCCGATCTCCGTCCCCTGGCAAAGGCCGTCGCGCGCAATGACGTCGAGCTGGTAAGGGTCCTCCTGGCTGGCGGCGCCAAAGTGGGTCAAGCGTCCCTAGCCGATGCTGCCCGGCAAGATGTAGCGATCGTACAACTACTACTCGACGCCGGCTGCGAGGTCGACGCTACAGACTTGATGGGCGACACGGCACTGATCGTTGCCTGCGCCCACGGTCGCGCAGATGTCGCGGGCGTGTTGTTAGCTGCCGGAGCGGACCCGAATTATTGCAACGAGCGTCAGGGATCGTGCCCGCTTGGTGCCGCGCTTCAGTCCCCGAACGTCCTCGCAGTTTTAAACGATCGCGGCTTGGGCACCCAAGCGCCGGCCGAGCTGCTCGATCGCGTCGCGGAGATCGTGCGAGCGCTAGCAGCCAACGGGGCCGATTTGTCCTTGCGAGATGCGCGCGGCAGAACGGCCCTCATGCAAGCAGCCGAACAAGGCTACACGGCCGTCGTTGTCGCCCTGCTTGACTGCCACCCCGATATCAACGCAGTTGAAGATCCATCTCAAGGGCTGCTGCCCGAGATCGCGCGCGGGATGGAGACCGCGATCGCCTCCCAATCCGAGGGCAAAACCGCTCTCTTGCTCGCAGCCGAGAACGGCCACGACAACATTGTTGTTGCGTTACTCGCCGCTGGGGCCGATGTGATTGCAACTGATGCGCGAGGACGCACAGCACTGGATGTTGCTATCCAACAAGGCTATGGCGCGATCGCGCAGATGCTGAAGCAGTCTGGAGCGGTATTGCCTGCAGTGGAAAACCTTGCAGAGGCAGCATTGCTAGGTGCAGTCAAGCAAGGCAATCTCGACGAGTTGCAAGCGGCATTGGCAGCAGGGGCGGATCCAAACGCAAGCGAGCAGCAGACTCGCGACCGCAATCCACGCCACAAAACCGCCCTGATGTTCGCAGCAGAGAGCGACCGCGTCGCGACCGTGCGCATGCTCCTAGAAGCAGGGGCTGATGTTAACCTGAGCGACTGCCCCGTCAGAAAACAAGGCAGAACGCCCTTGATGTATGCGGCGATCGCCAATGCACCGGAGGTGTTGAATCTGCTGCTGGCAGCCGGTGCCGAGGTCGACGCACGCGACAAACGCGGTCAGACCGCATTGTTCTTCGCCGTCCAGGAAGAGTGTTTGGACGCAGCAAAGGTGCTCTTGAAAGGCGGAGCCGACCCGCACCAAAAAGGCTGGGATGGCTCGCCATGTTCCATCGCGGCCTATGCGGGTCCAGACATCGCCGACGCGATCGCAGCAGCGGATCCGGGCGAGGAAGGCACTACCAGCGAAGCCGCCCAGGCGGAGATGTTGGTTTCGGCTGCCTTTGACGGCAACGTGGAGCTTGTGAACAAGTTGATTGCTGAGGGTGCCGATGCGAATGCCCGCGAGCACGACGACGGGTGGACGGCGTTGATGTTGGCAGCAGCTCGCGACGCGATTGAATGCGTCCGCGCTTTGCTGGATGCCGGTGCCGACCCAAATGCCAGCTGCCACTCCGGGCAAACGGCGATCTCTGAAGCCGCATATTGGGGTCATGTCGAAGTTGTCGAGGTCCTGCTGGCTGCCGGTGCCAATGTGAATGCCGCTGATAATGAAGATGGTTGGACCCCACTGATGAAGACGCTCGTGTTCGGTAATGCCGACATCGCACGCCTGCTGTTAGCTGCTGGTGCCAACCCCAACCTCCGCGACAGTGAGGGGCGCACGGCATTAAGACTGGCATTGGACGACGATCGCTCGGAGATCGCGTCGGTGTTGCGATCGGCAGGAGCTAGCCAATAACACGCGGCGATCGCCCTGCTTGCACTCAGTTTCCAATTCGAGCCGGCGTCACGAACGGGTTACGTTATCGACCCGAGCCAACTACGGAACGGTGACCTCCAAGTCCTAAGGTGGCAAGTAGATTCCGGATTCAACTAACACGTCATCGAGGTATCTGGCGATCGCCTCCAGGTTTGCACGCGGAACTTCAACGATTCAGAGCGTCCTTGCGGGATCGAACGTAACCGGTCTCGACCTAGCGCGGCGAGCGAGAAGCTGGTATCGGAAGGGGGTGCATGGGGCACCAGCAAACTAGAACAAGAAATAGCGCTGCGCCATTGGGAGTTCGCTGGCTGGCTCGCAGGCGAGCAGTTCGCCATTGGCGCGGACTTCGTAGGTTTCCGGATCGACTTCGACGTGTGGCATGGAGTCGTTGAGTTTCATCTGTGCCTTGCCGATGTTGCGCGTGTTCGCTACAGCTACGGCCGGCGTCTGGAGTTCGATTTGTTCGGGAATGCCCGCCGCGATTGCCGCTTGCGAAACGAAAGTCAACGAGGTGGCCGCGATCGCGCCGCCGAAGCTGCCGAACATCGGGCGCATGTGCACCGGCTGCGGCGTCGGGATGCTGGCGTTGGGGTCGCCCATTTGCGCCCAGGCGATCGCACCGCCTTTGATGACAAGCTCCGGTTTGATACCAAAGAAGGCCGGTTTCCAGAGACAAAGGTCCGCTAGCTTGCCTGCTTCGATGGAGCCGACGCGATCGGCGATACCGTGGGCGATCGCCGGGTTGATGGTGTATTTGGCGACGTAGCGCTTGGCGCGGGCGTTGTCGTTGCGTTCGGAGTCTTCGGGAAGCTGACCGCGCTGGACCTTCATTTTGTGGGCGGTCTGCCAGGTGCGGATAACGACTTCGCCGACGCGGCCCATGGCCTGGGAATCGGAGGCGATCATGCTGAACGCACCCAGATCGTGGAGGATGTCTTCGGCGGCAATGGTTTCGCGGCGGATGCGGGATTCGGCAAAGGCGACGTCTTCGGGTATGCCGCGATCGAGGTGATGGCACACCATCAACATGTCTAAGTGTTCTTCGAGGGTGTTGGTGGTGTAGGGGCGCGTGGGGTTGGTCGAGGAGGGTAAAACGTTGGCTTCGCCGCATACTTTGATGATGTCGGGGGCATGGCCGCCGCCCGCACCTTCGGTGTGATAGGTGTGAATCGTGCGATTCTTGAAGGCGGCGATCGTGGTTTCGACGAAGCCTGCTTCGTTGAGCGTGTCGGTGTGGATAGCAACCTGCACGTCGAATTCGTCGGCGACATTCAAGCACGTGTCGATCGCCGCTGGGGTCGTGCCCCAGTCTTCGTGGAGCTTTAAGCCCATTGCACCCGCGCGCACTTGCTCGATAAGTCCTTGGGGCTGGCTGCTGTTGCCTTTGCCGAGGAAACCCAGGTTCATCGGGAAGGCGTCGGCGGCTTGTAACATCCGCCAAATGTTCCACGCGCCGGGCGTGCAGGTGGTGGCGTTGGTGCCCGTGGCCGGACCCGTGCCGCCGCCGATCATCGTGGTGATGCCCGAGGCGATCGCGGTTTCAATTTGCTGGGGGCAGATGAAGTGGATGTGGGCGTCGATGCCGCCGGCCGTGAGGATTGAGCCTTCGCCGGCGATCGCTTCGGTTGCCGGACCGATGATGATATCGACGTTGTCTTGAATGTAAGGATTGCCTGCTTTGCCGATTTTGTGAATCTTGCCGTCTTTGACTCCGATGTCGGCTTTGACGATGCCCCACCAGTCGAGGATCAAGGCGTTGGTGATAACCAAGTCGACGGCACCGTCCGCGCGGGAAATCGGCGACTGTCCCATGCCATCGCGAATCACCTTACCGCCTCCGAACTTCACCTCGTCGCCGTAGGTGGTAAAGTCGCGCTCGACCTCAATAAATAGCTCGGTATCGGCCAAGCGCAGGCGATCGCCGGTGGTGGGTCCGTAGGTTTCAGCGTAGGCGCGACGGTCGATGCGATAACTCACGGGCACTCCTCGAGGCGGACAGTTTCAATCGGATTTTAGGTCAAAATTGCTCGTGAATAGCCGTAAACCTTTATGGGTTTTGACTTTGGTGAGGGACTTTAAGGTGATTTGAGTAAGCGGTCAAAGCAAAGCCCCATCAGGAGACCGCCACTCATGCCACGCCGAAAGCAAGAACTCACCAAAACCCACCAACTCCTCGACGAACTTCTTCAAGATTTTTCCGGTCCCGACGAAATCCTTGGCAATGACGGGCTGCTCAAGCAGCTCACTGCCCGCCTCGTCGAACGCACCCTCCAAGGCGCGTTGAACCCAACATCTCGACCAGACCGCTGCTGAGCCCGACGCTGCCCGCATCTGTCGAAACGGATGTTCACAAAAACCGTTTAGACCGATCGGGGCAGCCTCGACCTGCAGATTCCCCGCAACCGCCGCAACGAGTTCCAACCCGTGCTCGCGTCCAAGGGGCAGGGTCACTTCTCCGGACTCGACGAGAAGATTCTCAACCTCTATGCCCGAAGAGCCACACCGGCGATGTTAAAACCCAACTGCAAGACCTCTATGGTGGACATTGCCCACGAGTTGGTTAGCCTAGTCACTGACAACGTCCTGCCGGAACTGAAGCGATGGTAAGCCCCCCCGCTCGATGCGTTCTACCACATCATCTGGCGCGACGCACTGCAGGTGAAGGGACTCCGCACTAGGACGAGCCTGGGCTGTGATTATCTGATTCGGGATGTTCTGAACATTCGGTTCGCTCCTGCACATTCCCGCATGGCTTACATGGATTCTTTAGTTGGCGTCACAAATATCCCAAATTTAACCCTATTTATGAAGCATATTCTTGTCTCAATTTACTTATACCTTCGATATATTCTCTATTCGCTTCAGAAAGGTAAGTGCTTGTAGCCTCAGCCATGATGTGGCAAGCATCATCAATATCTTGAGATGAGTGTTCTCTCATGACCTGGAAGCGGAACCTAGCCTCGCCACGTGCCACTGCTGGAAATTCAACCAGATTAGCCAGCAAGTTCCTATCCTCAAGGGCTCTGGATGTCAAGCGAG harbors:
- the argZ gene encoding bifunctional arginine dihydrolase/ornithine cyclodeaminase; the protein is MTNSPIRFLMCAPQHYDVDYVINPWMAGNIHKSSRDRAAEQWDRLFHIIDARAQVDLVAPQPGWPDMVFTANAGLVLGDRVVLSRFYHPERQGEEPHFRQWFKDNGFEVFELPQNLPFEGAGDALLDREGRWLWSGYGFRSELDSHAYIAKWLDIEVLSLRLIDERFYHLDTCFCPLSGGYLIYYPAAFDAYSNHLIEMRVPAEKRIAVEQADAGNFACNAVNIEQTIILNRASDNLKMHLTAAGFEVVETPLTEFLKAGGASKCLTLRVTEPVRTELHANEPLASRTVHLEGHLLDAGIMNRALDTIVEEGGSFQILNFQLGTQRQSLSAADVHVSAPSPSILETIVSQLIELGAVNLPTEARDAQLAPVMQAGVAPNDFYVTTIYPTEVCIDGTWVPVTHQRMDGAIALLQTPQGWTARCKLLRDLEVGESVVVGVEGIRSRRKSSTRDRQINNEHEFAFMGAGVSSERRVEIVVEQIAWEMRRIRDRGGKVVVTAGPVVIHTGGSHHLARLIREGYVNVLLGGNAIAVHDIEQALMGTSLGVDMQRGTPARGGHRHHLQAINLIRRCGDIANAVEQGVLTRGVMYECVRNNVPFCLAGSIRDDGPLPDTLMDLVKAQQEYARLLEGADMILMLSTMLHSIGVGNMTPAGVKLVCVDINPAVVTKLSDRGSVESVGVVTDVGLFLSFMVDQLEKLSLSVSV
- a CDS encoding sodium-dependent bicarbonate transport family permease, with product MDANSIVSNILNPPVLFFFLGMAAIFVKSDLEIPPPIPKLLSLYLLLAIGFKGGVELVKSGITQEVVLTLLAAMFMACVVPLYTYFILKLKLDTYDAAAIAATYGSISAVTFITASAFLTELGIGFDGYMVAALALMESPAIIVGLILVNLFTTDEKREFSWGEVLQEAFLNSSVFLLVGSLAIGTLTGEHGWELLSPFTQGMFYGVLTFFLLDMGLVAAKRIKDLRKTGAFLVLFSILIPILNAAVGLLIARLIGMSPGNALLFSVLCASASYIAVPAAMRMTVPEANPSLYVSTALAVTFPFNIIVGIPLYLYGINLMWS
- the ureC gene encoding urease subunit alpha gives rise to the protein MSYRIDRRAYAETYGPTTGDRLRLADTELFIEVERDFTTYGDEVKFGGGKVIRDGMGQSPISRADGAVDLVITNALILDWWGIVKADIGVKDGKIHKIGKAGNPYIQDNVDIIIGPATEAIAGEGSILTAGGIDAHIHFICPQQIETAIASGITTMIGGGTGPATGTNATTCTPGAWNIWRMLQAADAFPMNLGFLGKGNSSQPQGLIEQVRAGAMGLKLHEDWGTTPAAIDTCLNVADEFDVQVAIHTDTLNEAGFVETTIAAFKNRTIHTYHTEGAGGGHAPDIIKVCGEANVLPSSTNPTRPYTTNTLEEHLDMLMVCHHLDRGIPEDVAFAESRIRRETIAAEDILHDLGAFSMIASDSQAMGRVGEVVIRTWQTAHKMKVQRGQLPEDSERNDNARAKRYVAKYTINPAIAHGIADRVGSIEAGKLADLCLWKPAFFGIKPELVIKGGAIAWAQMGDPNASIPTPQPVHMRPMFGSFGGAIAATSLTFVSQAAIAAGIPEQIELQTPAVAVANTRNIGKAQMKLNDSMPHVEVDPETYEVRANGELLACEPASELPMAQRYFLF
- a CDS encoding ankyrin repeat domain-containing protein, with the translated sequence MTSNTENLSATIAKLASTHSSKQLFAEQLGDLVKAVAHAAVGEAPTAEMQRETEAVFSVLDEAARSGRDEVFGELLTAERQTRHANEPTLLMAAIAGGRSDVARALIAAEADINIRIERIFPFDALQLAADRADCDLVGVLLAAGADPNWNDPDLRPLAKAVARNDVELVRVLLAGGAKVGQASLADAARQDVAIVQLLLDAGCEVDATDLMGDTALIVACAHGRADVAGVLLAAGADPNYCNERQGSCPLGAALQSPNVLAVLNDRGLGTQAPAELLDRVAEIVRALAANGADLSLRDARGRTALMQAAEQGYTAVVVALLDCHPDINAVEDPSQGLLPEIARGMETAIASQSEGKTALLLAAENGHDNIVVALLAAGADVIATDARGRTALDVAIQQGYGAIAQMLKQSGAVLPAVENLAEAALLGAVKQGNLDELQAALAAGADPNASEQQTRDRNPRHKTALMFAAESDRVATVRMLLEAGADVNLSDCPVRKQGRTPLMYAAIANAPEVLNLLLAAGAEVDARDKRGQTALFFAVQEECLDAAKVLLKGGADPHQKGWDGSPCSIAAYAGPDIADAIAAADPGEEGTTSEAAQAEMLVSAAFDGNVELVNKLIAEGADANAREHDDGWTALMLAAARDAIECVRALLDAGADPNASCHSGQTAISEAAYWGHVEVVEVLLAAGANVNAADNEDGWTPLMKTLVFGNADIARLLLAAGANPNLRDSEGRTALRLALDDDRSEIASVLRSAGASQ
- a CDS encoding agmatinase family protein, which gives rise to MSSPPFDLEAVPPANGHYFALQGSLADARLVYLPVPWDVTTSYNAGAAEGPQAILTASPQLDWYDFDLPKAWEVPRATVPIDAEIYERNRHVRALAKSVYEYLERGGTTADAEVQPALAAVNRACADLNVWVYERSRSLLDTGKLVGIIGGDHSVPLGLMRALGEVSGHYGILQIDAHCDLRAGYGGFLYSHAAIAYHALGLPSVTHLTQVGIRDVSPREIERARKDERVTLFDDWQLQAAAFSGKPWAVQCEAIVSTLPNDVYVSFDIDGLSPEFCPHTGTPVPGGLSFNAAIFLLQAIVKSGRRIVGFDLCEVSPGDDEWDGNVGARVLYKLSNLALLSQPKR
- a CDS encoding P-II family nitrogen regulator; the protein is MHLVKKIEVIASSVELSKILDGLEKSGVHGHVMIRNVSGKGLRGDVEDLDMTMLDNVYIIAFCVPEQVKCVVENVRPLLDKFGGTCYISDATEIRSINCTAST